Proteins encoded by one window of Aphis gossypii isolate Hap1 chromosome X, ASM2018417v2, whole genome shotgun sequence:
- the LOC126552921 gene encoding ethylmalonyl-CoA decarboxylase-like has translation MLNLSRRSIVKMMSDLEEITEKLSQWTDCKGAIVYGADGNFCSGGDLSMAKKINNPLSGYAMNIYIGHVINKFKRLPIITVAYIEGAGAIGGGAELTTVCDYRLMCNAVDTTAIGFVHSKMGIVPAGGSTGMLVSIVGARKTLDLLLESRMLRAAEAMDLGLIDGTVATMADAEAWLSHKIKTDVNVIRAIKSTVMCYDDSPETVRMMESRIFAPLWGGTAHNAALEQHLKHNK, from the exons atgctgaACCTATCCAGACGTTCAATTG taaaaatgatgTCGGACCTAGAGGAAATTACTGAAAAGTTGTCCCAATGGACCGATTGCAAAGGAGCAATAGTGTATGGCGCTGATGGAAATTTTTGTTCTGGGGGAGATTTGAGTAtggcaaaaaaaattaataacccaTTATCTGGATACGCTATGAACATTTACATTGgtcatgttattaataaattcaaaaggCTACCCATTATTACAGTTGCATACATTGAAGGGGCag gtGCGATTGGTGGAGGGGCGGAATTAACGACGGTGTGTGACTACAGGCTAATGTGCAACGCTGTCGATACCACGGCAATAGGGTTCGTTCACTCGAAAATGGGCATAGTGCCCGCGGGGGGTTCCACCGGCATGCTTGTGTCGATCGTGGGCGCCCGGAAGACGTTGGACCTGTTGCTGGAGTCCCGGATGCTGAGGGCCGCTGAGGCTATGGACTTGGGTCTGATTGACGGCACAGTGGCTACGATGGCGGACGCCGAAGCGTGGCTGTCCCACAAGATCAAGACGGACGTGAACGTGATCCGGGCCATCAAGAGTACGGTGATGTGCTACGACGATTCGCCGGAGACCGTGCGAATGATGGAGAGCAGGATATTCGCGCCGCTCTGGGGCGGAACAGCCCACAATGCTGCACTCGAACAACACTTGAAGCACAATAAATGA
- the LOC114128566 gene encoding ethylmalonyl-CoA decarboxylase-like isoform X3, whose product MLGIYTLESKLSEFYSDCVNAFCLCRTCVRRSNTCWYVVLLRGFDTDRFLDKNVHPIDAQQTVKMMSDLEEITEKLSQWTDCKGAIVYGADGNFCSGGDLNMAKKINNSYYGYAMNIYIGHILDKFKRLPIITVAYIEGAGALGGGAEITTACDYRLMCNAVDTTAIGFVHSKMGIVPAWGSTARLVSIMGVRKTLDLLLESRLFSAAEAMDSGLVDGAVATMADAETWLSHKIRADVNVIRAIKRMVQCYDDSPETVRMMESRIFAPLWGGPANQAAIEKHLKHKR is encoded by the exons atgttaggtatatatactctAGAATCAAAATTGAGCGAGTTCTATTCAGACTGTGTAAACGCGTTTTGTTTATGTCGTACGTGTGTAAGACGCAGCAACACGTGCTGGTATGTCGTCCTTTTAAGAGGTTTCGATACCGACCGTTTTTTGGACAAAAAT GTCCATCCGATTGATGCACAACAAACAG taaaaatgatgTCGGACCTGGAAGAAATTACAGAAAAATTGTCCCAATGGACCGATTGTAAAGGAGCAATAGTGTATGGTGCTGATGGAAATTTCTGTTCTGGAGGAGATTTAAATATggcgaaaaaaattaataactcatATTACGGATATGCGATGAACATTTACATTGGTCATATTCTCGACAAATTCAAAAGGCTACCCATTATTACAGTCGCATACATTGAAGGGgcag GTGCGCTAGGCGGAGGGGCAGAAATAACGACGGCTTGCGACTACAGACTAATGTGCAACGCTGTCGATACCACGGCCATAGGGTTTGTTCACTCAAAAATGGGCATAGTGCCCGCGTGGGGCTCCACTGCCCGGCTGGTGTCCATCATGGGGGTCCGGAAGACGTTGGACCTGTTGCTGGAGTCCCGGTTGTTTAGCGCCGCCGAGGCGATGGACTCGGGTCTGGTGGACGGCGCGGTGGCCACCATGGCGGACGCCGAAACGTGGCTGTCCCACAAGATCAGAGCGGACGTGAACGTGATCCGAGCCATCAAGAGGATGGTGCAGTGCTACGACGATTCGCCGGAGACCGTGCGAATGATGGAGAGCAGGATATTCGCGCCGCTCTGGGGAGGACCTGCCAACCAGGCTGCAATCGAAAAACACTTGAAACACAAAAGATGA
- the LOC114128566 gene encoding ethylmalonyl-CoA decarboxylase-like isoform X2 produces the protein MCPLNIRNLNQCFYAFKSCSNINENGKRTIFQRKYLDSSGSVDLEKDANGIAKIRLSNPRFKNAINVKMMSDLEEITEKLSQWTDCKGAIVYGADGNFCSGGDLNMAKKINNSYYGYAMNIYIGHILDKFKRLPIITVAYIEGAGALGGGAEITTACDYRLMCNAVDTTAIGFVHSKMGIVPAWGSTARLVSIMGVRKTLDLLLESRLFSAAEAMDSGLVDGAVATMADAETWLSHKIRADVNVIRAIKRMVQCYDDSPETVRMMESRIFAPLWGGPANQAAIEKHLKHKR, from the exons GTGTTTTTATGCGTTTAAGTCGTGCtccaatattaatgaaaatggaAAACGGACAATCTTCCAAAGAAAA TATTTGGACAGCAGTGGATCTGTGGATCTGGAAAAGGATGCTAATGGAATCGCGAAAATACGCTTAAGTAATCCTCGTTTCAAAAACGCCATAAATG taaaaatgatgTCGGACCTGGAAGAAATTACAGAAAAATTGTCCCAATGGACCGATTGTAAAGGAGCAATAGTGTATGGTGCTGATGGAAATTTCTGTTCTGGAGGAGATTTAAATATggcgaaaaaaattaataactcatATTACGGATATGCGATGAACATTTACATTGGTCATATTCTCGACAAATTCAAAAGGCTACCCATTATTACAGTCGCATACATTGAAGGGgcag GTGCGCTAGGCGGAGGGGCAGAAATAACGACGGCTTGCGACTACAGACTAATGTGCAACGCTGTCGATACCACGGCCATAGGGTTTGTTCACTCAAAAATGGGCATAGTGCCCGCGTGGGGCTCCACTGCCCGGCTGGTGTCCATCATGGGGGTCCGGAAGACGTTGGACCTGTTGCTGGAGTCCCGGTTGTTTAGCGCCGCCGAGGCGATGGACTCGGGTCTGGTGGACGGCGCGGTGGCCACCATGGCGGACGCCGAAACGTGGCTGTCCCACAAGATCAGAGCGGACGTGAACGTGATCCGAGCCATCAAGAGGATGGTGCAGTGCTACGACGATTCGCCGGAGACCGTGCGAATGATGGAGAGCAGGATATTCGCGCCGCTCTGGGGAGGACCTGCCAACCAGGCTGCAATCGAAAAACACTTGAAACACAAAAGATGA
- the LOC114128574 gene encoding ethylmalonyl-CoA decarboxylase-like isoform X3, producing the protein MVSVFMRLSRAPILMQIENGRTPKAKYLHDLTYHGQELSFNEAKNIIIQYLESSGSVDLEKDVNGIAKIRLNNPRCMNAINAKMMSDLEEITEKLSQWTECKGAIVYGADGNFCAGGDLNFAKKISNPYGGYAMNIYLGHILNKFKKLPIITVAYIEGAGAIGGGAEITTVCDYRLMCNAADSTVIGFAHSKMGIVPAWGSTGRLVSIVGVQKTLDLLLESRMLRAAEAMDSGLVDGTVATMADAEAWLSRKIKGDLNVIRAIKSTVQCYDDFLETTRMMESRIFAPLWGGPVNQAALERHFKPKK; encoded by the exons GTGTTTTTATGCGTTTAAGTCGTGCTCCAATATTAATGCAAATAGAAAACGGGCGAACTCCTAAAGCAAAGTATCTTCACGATCTTACATATCATGGACAGGAATTGTCGTTTAATGAagcgaaaaatattattatccagtACTTGGAGAGCAGCGGATCCGTGGACCTGGAAAAGGATGTTAATGGCATTGCGAAAATACGCTTAAATAATCCTCGTTGCATGAACGCcataaatg CAAAAATGATGTCGGACTTAGAAGAAATTACAGAAAAATTGTCCCAATGGACCGAGTGCAAAGGAGCAATTGTTTATGGTGCTGATGGGAATTTCTGTGCTGGGGGAGATTTgaattttgcaaaaaaaattagcaaCCCGTATGGCGGATATGCGATGAACATTTACCTTGGtcatattcttaataaattcaaaaagctACCCATTATTACAGTTGCATATATCGAAGGCGcgg GTGCGATTGGCGGAGGGGCGGAAATAACGACGGTGTGTGACTACAGGTTAATGTGCAACGCTGCTGATTCTACGGTCATAGGGTTCGCTCACTCAAAAATGGGCATAGTGCCCGCGTGGGGCTCCACCGGCCGGTTAGTGTCGATCGTGGGCGTCCAGAAGACGTTGGACCTGTTGCTGGAGTCCCGGATGCTGAGGGCCGCTGAGGCTATGGACTCGGGTCTGGTGGACGGCACAGTGGCTACGATGGCGGACGCCGAAGCGTGGCTGTCCCGCAAGATCAAGGGAGACCTGAACGTGATCCGAGCCATTAAGAGCACGGTGCAGTGCTACGACGATTTTCTGGAGACCACGCGAATGATGGAGAGCAGGATATTCGCACCGCTCTGGGGTGGACCCGTCAACCAGGCTGCACTCGAACGACACTTCAAGCCCAAAAAATGA
- the LOC114128566 gene encoding ethylmalonyl-CoA decarboxylase-like isoform X1, with amino-acid sequence MRLSRAPILMKMENGQSSKEKYLHDFTYHGKELSFTEAKNIMFQYLDSSGSVDLEKDANGIAKIRLSNPRFKNAINVKMMSDLEEITEKLSQWTDCKGAIVYGADGNFCSGGDLNMAKKINNSYYGYAMNIYIGHILDKFKRLPIITVAYIEGAGALGGGAEITTACDYRLMCNAVDTTAIGFVHSKMGIVPAWGSTARLVSIMGVRKTLDLLLESRLFSAAEAMDSGLVDGAVATMADAETWLSHKIRADVNVIRAIKRMVQCYDDSPETVRMMESRIFAPLWGGPANQAAIEKHLKHKR; translated from the exons ATGCGTTTAAGTCGTGCtccaatattaatgaaaatggaAAACGGACAATCTTCCAAAGAAAAGTATCTACACGATTTTACATATCATGGAAAGGAATTGTCGTTTACTgaagcaaaaaatattatgttccagTATTTGGACAGCAGTGGATCTGTGGATCTGGAAAAGGATGCTAATGGAATCGCGAAAATACGCTTAAGTAATCCTCGTTTCAAAAACGCCATAAATG taaaaatgatgTCGGACCTGGAAGAAATTACAGAAAAATTGTCCCAATGGACCGATTGTAAAGGAGCAATAGTGTATGGTGCTGATGGAAATTTCTGTTCTGGAGGAGATTTAAATATggcgaaaaaaattaataactcatATTACGGATATGCGATGAACATTTACATTGGTCATATTCTCGACAAATTCAAAAGGCTACCCATTATTACAGTCGCATACATTGAAGGGgcag GTGCGCTAGGCGGAGGGGCAGAAATAACGACGGCTTGCGACTACAGACTAATGTGCAACGCTGTCGATACCACGGCCATAGGGTTTGTTCACTCAAAAATGGGCATAGTGCCCGCGTGGGGCTCCACTGCCCGGCTGGTGTCCATCATGGGGGTCCGGAAGACGTTGGACCTGTTGCTGGAGTCCCGGTTGTTTAGCGCCGCCGAGGCGATGGACTCGGGTCTGGTGGACGGCGCGGTGGCCACCATGGCGGACGCCGAAACGTGGCTGTCCCACAAGATCAGAGCGGACGTGAACGTGATCCGAGCCATCAAGAGGATGGTGCAGTGCTACGACGATTCGCCGGAGACCGTGCGAATGATGGAGAGCAGGATATTCGCGCCGCTCTGGGGAGGACCTGCCAACCAGGCTGCAATCGAAAAACACTTGAAACACAAAAGATGA
- the LOC114128574 gene encoding ethylmalonyl-CoA decarboxylase-like isoform X1, which translates to MLNLSRRSIGVFMRLSRAPILMQIENGRTPKAKYLHDLTYHGQELSFNEAKNIIIQYLESSGSVDLEKDVNGIAKIRLNNPRCMNAINAKMMSDLEEITEKLSQWTECKGAIVYGADGNFCAGGDLNFAKKISNPYGGYAMNIYLGHILNKFKKLPIITVAYIEGAGAIGGGAEITTVCDYRLMCNAADSTVIGFAHSKMGIVPAWGSTGRLVSIVGVQKTLDLLLESRMLRAAEAMDSGLVDGTVATMADAEAWLSRKIKGDLNVIRAIKSTVQCYDDFLETTRMMESRIFAPLWGGPVNQAALERHFKPKK; encoded by the exons GTGTTTTTATGCGTTTAAGTCGTGCTCCAATATTAATGCAAATAGAAAACGGGCGAACTCCTAAAGCAAAGTATCTTCACGATCTTACATATCATGGACAGGAATTGTCGTTTAATGAagcgaaaaatattattatccagtACTTGGAGAGCAGCGGATCCGTGGACCTGGAAAAGGATGTTAATGGCATTGCGAAAATACGCTTAAATAATCCTCGTTGCATGAACGCcataaatg CAAAAATGATGTCGGACTTAGAAGAAATTACAGAAAAATTGTCCCAATGGACCGAGTGCAAAGGAGCAATTGTTTATGGTGCTGATGGGAATTTCTGTGCTGGGGGAGATTTgaattttgcaaaaaaaattagcaaCCCGTATGGCGGATATGCGATGAACATTTACCTTGGtcatattcttaataaattcaaaaagctACCCATTATTACAGTTGCATATATCGAAGGCGcgg GTGCGATTGGCGGAGGGGCGGAAATAACGACGGTGTGTGACTACAGGTTAATGTGCAACGCTGCTGATTCTACGGTCATAGGGTTCGCTCACTCAAAAATGGGCATAGTGCCCGCGTGGGGCTCCACCGGCCGGTTAGTGTCGATCGTGGGCGTCCAGAAGACGTTGGACCTGTTGCTGGAGTCCCGGATGCTGAGGGCCGCTGAGGCTATGGACTCGGGTCTGGTGGACGGCACAGTGGCTACGATGGCGGACGCCGAAGCGTGGCTGTCCCGCAAGATCAAGGGAGACCTGAACGTGATCCGAGCCATTAAGAGCACGGTGCAGTGCTACGACGATTTTCTGGAGACCACGCGAATGATGGAGAGCAGGATATTCGCACCGCTCTGGGGTGGACCCGTCAACCAGGCTGCACTCGAACGACACTTCAAGCCCAAAAAATGA
- the LOC114128566 gene encoding ethylmalonyl-CoA decarboxylase-like isoform X4, with the protein MSYVCKTQQHVLVCRPFKRFRYRPFFGQKLKMMSDLEEITEKLSQWTDCKGAIVYGADGNFCSGGDLNMAKKINNSYYGYAMNIYIGHILDKFKRLPIITVAYIEGAGALGGGAEITTACDYRLMCNAVDTTAIGFVHSKMGIVPAWGSTARLVSIMGVRKTLDLLLESRLFSAAEAMDSGLVDGAVATMADAETWLSHKIRADVNVIRAIKRMVQCYDDSPETVRMMESRIFAPLWGGPANQAAIEKHLKHKR; encoded by the exons ATGTCGTACGTGTGTAAGACGCAGCAACACGTGCTGGTATGTCGTCCTTTTAAGAGGTTTCGATACCGACCGTTTTTTGGACAAAAAT taaaaatgatgTCGGACCTGGAAGAAATTACAGAAAAATTGTCCCAATGGACCGATTGTAAAGGAGCAATAGTGTATGGTGCTGATGGAAATTTCTGTTCTGGAGGAGATTTAAATATggcgaaaaaaattaataactcatATTACGGATATGCGATGAACATTTACATTGGTCATATTCTCGACAAATTCAAAAGGCTACCCATTATTACAGTCGCATACATTGAAGGGgcag GTGCGCTAGGCGGAGGGGCAGAAATAACGACGGCTTGCGACTACAGACTAATGTGCAACGCTGTCGATACCACGGCCATAGGGTTTGTTCACTCAAAAATGGGCATAGTGCCCGCGTGGGGCTCCACTGCCCGGCTGGTGTCCATCATGGGGGTCCGGAAGACGTTGGACCTGTTGCTGGAGTCCCGGTTGTTTAGCGCCGCCGAGGCGATGGACTCGGGTCTGGTGGACGGCGCGGTGGCCACCATGGCGGACGCCGAAACGTGGCTGTCCCACAAGATCAGAGCGGACGTGAACGTGATCCGAGCCATCAAGAGGATGGTGCAGTGCTACGACGATTCGCCGGAGACCGTGCGAATGATGGAGAGCAGGATATTCGCGCCGCTCTGGGGAGGACCTGCCAACCAGGCTGCAATCGAAAAACACTTGAAACACAAAAGATGA
- the LOC114128574 gene encoding ethylmalonyl-CoA decarboxylase-like isoform X2 codes for MLISVFMRLSRAPILMQIENGRTPKAKYLHDLTYHGQELSFNEAKNIIIQYLESSGSVDLEKDVNGIAKIRLNNPRCMNAINAKMMSDLEEITEKLSQWTECKGAIVYGADGNFCAGGDLNFAKKISNPYGGYAMNIYLGHILNKFKKLPIITVAYIEGAGAIGGGAEITTVCDYRLMCNAADSTVIGFAHSKMGIVPAWGSTGRLVSIVGVQKTLDLLLESRMLRAAEAMDSGLVDGTVATMADAEAWLSRKIKGDLNVIRAIKSTVQCYDDFLETTRMMESRIFAPLWGGPVNQAALERHFKPKK; via the exons GTGTTTTTATGCGTTTAAGTCGTGCTCCAATATTAATGCAAATAGAAAACGGGCGAACTCCTAAAGCAAAGTATCTTCACGATCTTACATATCATGGACAGGAATTGTCGTTTAATGAagcgaaaaatattattatccagtACTTGGAGAGCAGCGGATCCGTGGACCTGGAAAAGGATGTTAATGGCATTGCGAAAATACGCTTAAATAATCCTCGTTGCATGAACGCcataaatg CAAAAATGATGTCGGACTTAGAAGAAATTACAGAAAAATTGTCCCAATGGACCGAGTGCAAAGGAGCAATTGTTTATGGTGCTGATGGGAATTTCTGTGCTGGGGGAGATTTgaattttgcaaaaaaaattagcaaCCCGTATGGCGGATATGCGATGAACATTTACCTTGGtcatattcttaataaattcaaaaagctACCCATTATTACAGTTGCATATATCGAAGGCGcgg GTGCGATTGGCGGAGGGGCGGAAATAACGACGGTGTGTGACTACAGGTTAATGTGCAACGCTGCTGATTCTACGGTCATAGGGTTCGCTCACTCAAAAATGGGCATAGTGCCCGCGTGGGGCTCCACCGGCCGGTTAGTGTCGATCGTGGGCGTCCAGAAGACGTTGGACCTGTTGCTGGAGTCCCGGATGCTGAGGGCCGCTGAGGCTATGGACTCGGGTCTGGTGGACGGCACAGTGGCTACGATGGCGGACGCCGAAGCGTGGCTGTCCCGCAAGATCAAGGGAGACCTGAACGTGATCCGAGCCATTAAGAGCACGGTGCAGTGCTACGACGATTTTCTGGAGACCACGCGAATGATGGAGAGCAGGATATTCGCACCGCTCTGGGGTGGACCCGTCAACCAGGCTGCACTCGAACGACACTTCAAGCCCAAAAAATGA